The Deinococcus wulumuqiensis R12 genome has a window encoding:
- a CDS encoding TetR/AcrR family transcriptional regulator: MDSSSLRERQKERRRARIYNVAIDLFKQGGFQATTATDIARASNVSRGTFFNYYPYKEAVLLDYGSEVMERLRDLAEQRLMQGAAPMTVLYEVWDALADENTRERDLFPPLAYEVMNPNPERARTAYQALPLSKVIELILRPLHQEGRVRTDLSLQRISNLIADTYLMVALRWSAYGTERPLKDEMRLALGLLLEGALRRDGR; this comes from the coding sequence ATGGACTCTTCCTCTCTCCGGGAGCGGCAAAAGGAACGCCGCCGCGCCCGCATCTACAACGTCGCCATCGATCTGTTCAAACAGGGCGGCTTCCAGGCGACCACCGCCACCGATATCGCCCGCGCGAGCAACGTGTCGCGCGGCACCTTTTTCAACTACTACCCCTACAAGGAAGCGGTGCTGCTCGACTACGGCAGCGAGGTGATGGAACGTCTGCGCGACCTCGCCGAGCAGCGGCTGATGCAGGGCGCGGCCCCCATGACGGTGCTCTACGAGGTCTGGGACGCCCTGGCCGACGAGAATACCCGCGAGCGCGACCTGTTTCCTCCGCTGGCCTACGAGGTCATGAATCCCAACCCCGAGCGTGCCCGCACCGCGTATCAGGCGCTGCCGCTGAGCAAGGTCATCGAACTCATCCTGCGCCCGCTGCATCAGGAAGGCCGCGTCCGCACCGACCTGAGCCTTCAGCGCATCAGCAACCTGATTGCCGACACCTACCTGATGGTCGCGCTGCGCTGGTCGGCCTACGGCACCGAGCGCCCCCTGAAAGACGAGATGCGGCTGGCGCTGGGGCTGCTGCTCGAAGGGGCGCTGCGCCGCGACGGACGCTAG
- a CDS encoding alpha/beta fold hydrolase, producing MLQSTDFTLDLQGRRVAGRWLRHASAPARAPLVFLHDSLGCVATWRDFPAALAERTGRDALIYDRLGHGQSGPFDRPRERDYLLHEAGEVLPAVLDACGVKRAALFGHSDGGSIALLAAAALPGRVTAVVVEGAHIFNEPATVAGVEQAVRDYASTDIAARLVKYHGDKVDALYHAWTDTWTAPWFRDWSVAGHMPGIVCPLLVIQGEDDEFGTLAQVRGMVEGASGHAEALILPECGHTPHREAREQVEGTVARFLQQAD from the coding sequence ATGCTCCAGTCCACCGACTTCACCCTCGACCTTCAGGGGCGCCGCGTCGCCGGGCGCTGGCTGCGGCACGCTTCGGCCCCGGCCCGCGCTCCGCTGGTCTTTCTGCACGACTCGCTGGGCTGCGTCGCCACCTGGCGCGACTTTCCGGCGGCCCTGGCCGAGCGGACCGGACGCGACGCCCTGATTTATGACCGCCTGGGGCACGGGCAATCCGGCCCGTTCGACCGCCCGCGCGAACGCGACTACCTGCTGCACGAGGCGGGCGAGGTGCTGCCCGCCGTTCTCGATGCCTGCGGGGTGAAGCGGGCGGCCCTGTTCGGCCACAGCGACGGCGGTTCCATCGCCCTGCTCGCGGCAGCGGCGCTTCCCGGGCGGGTCACGGCGGTGGTGGTCGAGGGAGCGCACATCTTCAACGAACCGGCGACGGTGGCGGGGGTGGAACAGGCGGTGCGCGACTACGCCAGCACCGACATCGCCGCCCGGCTGGTCAAGTACCACGGTGACAAGGTGGACGCGCTCTACCACGCCTGGACCGACACCTGGACCGCGCCCTGGTTCCGTGACTGGTCGGTGGCGGGCCACATGCCCGGGATCGTCTGCCCGCTGCTGGTGATTCAGGGAGAGGACGACGAATTCGGCACGCTGGCCCAGGTGCGCGGCATGGTGGAGGGTGCGTCGGGCCACGCCGAAGCCCTGATTCTGCCGGAGTGCGGCCACACCCCCCACCGCGAGGCGCGCGAGCAGGTCGAGGGGACCGTGGCGCGGTTTTTGCAGCAGGCCGACTGA